In Desulfuromonadales bacterium, a single genomic region encodes these proteins:
- a CDS encoding ferredoxin, translating into MPRTPVVDQEACIGCEACVQICPEVFRMEEPGGEGHHHEHKSVVYNPFGAPESKIEQAM; encoded by the coding sequence ATGCCCCGCACCCCCGTCGTCGACCAGGAAGCCTGCATCGGCTGTGAAGCTTGCGTCCAGATCTGTCCGGAGGTCTTCCGCATGGAAGAGCCCGGCGGCGAAGGTCATCACCACGAGCACAAATCGGTGGTCTACAACCCCTTCGGCGCGCCGGAGTCCAAAATCGAACAGGCCATGG